A genomic stretch from Nocardia wallacei includes:
- a CDS encoding alanine racemase gives MDAVAVEALGDRVLGPEYKSLPSVAWGRTAREFLATAPYLEDFATPVLTVERAALDSNLAVMADWAAAAGVRLAPHGKTTMSPQLWAEQLAAGAWGITLATAWQAQVARSFGVARILLANALVDPVGLRWVAGELRRDPGFEFVSWVDSVPAVEQLEQCLPAGARLPILVELGGPHGRTGARGLDEALAVADAVSRSERLELAGVGGYEGALAHDRTSDAVGAVRRYLDELVRLHGALASRYERPAIVTAGGSAYPDLVVERLAGLADEQGAQGIPVTVVLRSGAYLIHDDGFYSGISPLTAPHTGRPLRAAMHGWARVVSRPEHGLALLDAGRRDLPFDSGLPVPQRVSSGTKVPPGAAVSALNDQHAFLRLPAGGEVPVGSVVRLGLSHPCTAFDKWRLIPVIDDAEAARPRVVDLLHTFF, from the coding sequence ATGGATGCGGTGGCGGTCGAGGCGCTGGGGGATCGGGTGCTCGGCCCGGAGTACAAGTCGCTGCCGTCGGTCGCGTGGGGCCGTACGGCGCGCGAATTCCTTGCCACCGCACCGTATCTGGAGGATTTCGCCACCCCCGTGCTGACCGTGGAGCGGGCGGCGCTGGATTCGAACCTGGCGGTGATGGCCGACTGGGCGGCCGCCGCGGGCGTGCGGCTGGCGCCGCACGGCAAGACCACCATGTCGCCACAGTTGTGGGCCGAGCAGCTGGCGGCCGGGGCGTGGGGGATCACGCTGGCGACCGCCTGGCAGGCGCAGGTCGCGCGCTCGTTCGGCGTGGCCCGCATCCTGCTCGCCAACGCGCTGGTCGATCCGGTCGGATTACGCTGGGTGGCAGGGGAATTGCGTCGCGACCCCGGCTTCGAGTTCGTGAGCTGGGTGGACAGCGTGCCCGCCGTCGAACAGCTGGAGCAGTGCCTACCCGCCGGTGCGCGGCTCCCCATCCTGGTGGAGCTGGGCGGTCCGCACGGCCGCACGGGGGCGCGGGGCCTGGACGAGGCGCTGGCCGTCGCGGACGCCGTATCGCGTTCGGAGCGCCTGGAACTGGCGGGTGTCGGAGGCTACGAGGGGGCGCTCGCGCACGACCGGACGAGCGACGCCGTCGGCGCCGTGCGCCGCTATCTCGACGAACTGGTAAGACTGCACGGCGCGCTCGCAAGTCGTTACGAGCGACCGGCGATCGTCACCGCGGGTGGCAGCGCCTATCCGGATCTCGTCGTGGAGCGGCTGGCCGGGCTCGCCGATGAGCAGGGCGCACAAGGCATTCCGGTCACCGTGGTCCTGCGTTCCGGGGCGTATCTGATCCACGACGACGGCTTCTACTCCGGCATCTCACCGCTGACCGCGCCACACACCGGTCGCCCGCTCCGGGCGGCGATGCACGGCTGGGCGCGCGTGGTGTCGCGGCCGGAGCACGGGCTGGCGTTGCTGGACGCCGGACGGCGAGACCTGCCGTTCGATTCGGGACTGCCGGTACCGCAACGAGTATCGAGCGGCACGAAGGTGCCGCCCGGCGCCGCTGTGTCGGCCCTCAACGACCAGCATGCCTTCCTGCGGCTGCCCGCCGGAGGTGAGGTGCCGGTGGGCAGCGTGGTGCGGCTGGGCCTTTCGCATCCGTGCACGGCGTTCGACAAATGGCGGCTGATCCCGGTGATCGACGACGCCGAAGCCGCCCGGCCGCGCGTCGTGGATCTGCTGCACACCTTCTTCTGA